Proteins encoded within one genomic window of Haladaptatus sp. QDMS2:
- a CDS encoding glycosyltransferase family 2 protein — protein sequence MYNGKSIGVVIPAYNEQGFVGDVIESVPDFVDRVYVIDDGSTDNTWAEIQEAVETSRTLSLKRVTDGGSNADRVVAIQHAVNRGVGGAIKTGYLRARDDNVDIVTVLGGDGQMDPDLLTLVIDPIADGDAAYVKTNRLLRPAHRKSMPKFRYVGNVVLTYLTRIASGYWGIGDPQSGYTAISHEALDTVDIENMYEFYGYCNDLLVRLNVYGLRVVDVPMPAIYGDEVSHIRYSTYIPNVSKMLFRNFLWRLNAKYLQNGLYSVVGCYTLAVVVGLIALLATLVGGVGISRLSTAVGGLVAVATLLLLAMASDKRANAHLNGARFPIEDSGVDAVTGRSQSN from the coding sequence ATGTATAACGGAAAATCAATTGGCGTCGTAATCCCGGCCTACAACGAACAGGGATTTGTAGGGGATGTAATCGAATCAGTGCCAGACTTCGTCGACCGAGTGTACGTTATCGACGACGGCTCGACTGACAATACGTGGGCGGAGATTCAGGAGGCGGTCGAAACGAGCCGAACCCTCTCGCTCAAACGGGTGACAGATGGCGGCTCGAACGCGGATCGCGTCGTTGCGATTCAACACGCGGTAAACCGCGGTGTCGGTGGGGCCATCAAAACGGGGTATCTTCGCGCGCGCGACGACAACGTCGATATCGTCACCGTCCTCGGCGGGGACGGGCAGATGGACCCGGACCTACTAACGCTGGTCATCGACCCGATTGCGGACGGCGACGCAGCGTACGTGAAAACGAACCGACTGCTCAGACCCGCCCACCGCAAATCGATGCCGAAGTTCCGCTACGTCGGGAACGTCGTTCTCACTTACCTCACGCGTATCGCGAGTGGTTACTGGGGAATTGGCGACCCGCAAAGTGGGTACACGGCCATCTCTCACGAGGCGCTCGACACCGTCGATATCGAGAACATGTACGAGTTCTATGGCTACTGCAACGACTTGCTGGTCCGGCTCAACGTCTACGGACTTCGTGTCGTTGACGTGCCGATGCCCGCTATCTACGGCGACGAAGTGAGCCACATTCGCTATTCGACGTACATTCCGAACGTTTCGAAGATGCTGTTCAGAAATTTCCTCTGGCGCCTCAACGCGAAGTACCTCCAAAATGGTCTGTACTCCGTCGTTGGCTGCTACACGCTCGCCGTCGTCGTCGGACTCATCGCGCTACTCGCTACGCTCGTCGGGGGTGTGGGGATTTCGCGGCTGTCCACTGCGGTTGGGGGCCTCGTGGCTGTGGCGACCCTTCTGTTGCTGGCGATGGCCAGCGACAAACGTGCAAATGCCCACCTCAACGGGGCGCGTTTTCCAATCGAAGACAGTGGTGTAGACGCTGTCACAGGACGGTCACAATCGAACTGA
- a CDS encoding succinylglutamate desuccinylase/aspartoacylase family protein, whose product MSDINYPRRTVLALAGAALGGAGLVQATSSAKATRDSFLLLEGTEHETEVFVTHGASDGQTVLVVGGLHGNETAGYEAAAQIAEWDIESGTLVVIPRANEVAIERSTRTGENGDLNRQFPTGDEPETELAKAIWGVVEEYEPSTVLDLHESQERYDGDDIDGVGQTVFHSDGETATRDAEDAVNFINNRWIDNSNYHFKLGGFSSPDTEPTGLLVHKASRDAGADGFLVETVSTDIDLSTRIKWHSVITRRVTGEELFDGTKQTTTSTPEDTPEDTPEDTPEDTPEDTPEDTPEDTPEPEPKEPPTATISTDPADAMDANLEKGTVVELDATGSEAGDSDIVKFAWDLTGDGTTDATGTKTRLMLDACRKFTIILTATDEAGMTDTTEITLSTV is encoded by the coding sequence ATGTCAGATATAAACTACCCCCGAAGAACCGTTCTTGCGCTGGCAGGTGCTGCGCTTGGTGGCGCAGGCCTCGTTCAGGCGACGTCCAGCGCGAAGGCAACCCGCGACTCGTTTTTACTGCTCGAAGGCACCGAACACGAGACTGAAGTGTTCGTGACCCACGGCGCAAGCGACGGCCAGACCGTTCTCGTAGTTGGTGGACTCCACGGGAACGAAACGGCCGGCTACGAAGCTGCCGCACAGATCGCAGAGTGGGACATCGAATCTGGAACACTCGTCGTAATTCCACGCGCAAACGAAGTGGCAATCGAACGAAGCACTCGAACGGGCGAAAATGGCGACCTCAATCGACAGTTCCCGACCGGCGATGAGCCGGAGACAGAGCTTGCAAAGGCTATCTGGGGCGTTGTAGAGGAGTACGAACCAAGCACCGTCCTCGACCTCCACGAATCACAGGAACGCTACGACGGCGACGATATCGACGGCGTAGGGCAAACCGTCTTCCACTCGGACGGAGAGACGGCAACGCGCGACGCTGAAGACGCCGTGAACTTCATCAACAACCGCTGGATCGACAACTCGAATTACCACTTCAAACTCGGTGGCTTCTCGAGCCCTGACACGGAGCCGACGGGCCTCCTCGTCCACAAAGCATCGCGCGACGCCGGTGCAGACGGGTTTCTCGTCGAAACCGTCTCCACCGATATCGACCTCTCGACGCGCATCAAGTGGCACTCGGTGATAACCCGACGAGTTACGGGTGAAGAACTGTTCGACGGCACAAAACAGACCACGACGTCAACGCCAGAAGACACGCCAGAAGACACGCCAGAAGACACGCCAGAAGACACGCCAGAAGACACGCCAGAAGACACGCCAGAAGACACGCCAGAACCCGAACCGAAAGAACCCCCAACGGCGACGATTTCGACCGACCCAGCAGACGCGATGGACGCGAATTTGGAGAAGGGAACCGTTGTCGAACTCGACGCCACTGGCTCTGAAGCCGGTGACAGTGACATCGTGAAGTTTGCGTGGGACCTCACGGGTGACGGTACCACTGACGCGACCGGTACGAAGACGCGACTGATGCTCGACGCCTGTCGCAAATTCACGATTATCCTCACCGCGACAGACGAGGCAGGGATGACGGACACGACCGAGATTACACTCTCGACGGTTTAA
- a CDS encoding Na+/H+ antiporter, whose protein sequence is MTATGVESSLLSLLAVFILAAGVGIFVAKVGRFPYTIALLLAGLAVSILGVEVGLELSHDLILLVLLPPLLFEGAATTDLERFRANIVPILVLAIPGLIVSVLILGYIGQFAFGFPLLIALLFAATILPTDPVSVLALFEELGAPRRLSILVEGESLLNDGVGVVVFSALLAIILESGTDPSALFTPEKLGTVGVDIVVASLGGLVVGLTAGYAVFRVMANLDEHMTEIVLTLILAYGSFLLAEHYLHVSGVIATVAAGLFIGNRGAEYAMSPQTKIAVFNTWETAAFLVNTLIFLLIGAKTPVTQLLEHLPLIAAAIVLVVAVRATIVYPFVSLTNWRLETTVPRSYQHVMVWGGLHASIPIALVLGLPPSIPFREELRAMVFGVAAFSLVVQGLSMKRLLDALDIVTRSEEEELYELLVGRARAVDNALDAAEDLRRTGAIPPDVYEQFTGEYEKEKEDLNRTISSLLSSYPEIHREELLIGERQVLKREKSAIMDAMRTGTLSDDVGEQLLEEVDVKLSRVNAGESTVTASPEEEGYEEFWRTKVEEFGLDANPRGSPE, encoded by the coding sequence ATGACTGCTACCGGAGTCGAATCCAGTCTTCTCTCACTGCTCGCCGTGTTCATCCTCGCGGCGGGCGTCGGCATCTTCGTCGCCAAGGTGGGACGATTCCCGTACACAATCGCGCTCTTGCTCGCGGGACTCGCCGTCTCGATCCTCGGTGTCGAAGTCGGCCTCGAACTCTCACACGACCTCATCTTGCTCGTCCTCCTCCCGCCGTTGCTGTTCGAGGGCGCGGCGACCACCGACTTAGAACGGTTCAGAGCGAACATTGTGCCGATTCTCGTCCTCGCGATCCCCGGGCTCATCGTCTCGGTGCTCATCCTCGGGTACATCGGGCAGTTCGCCTTCGGCTTTCCGTTGCTCATCGCGCTCCTGTTCGCCGCCACTATCCTCCCGACCGACCCTGTTTCCGTGCTCGCGTTGTTCGAGGAGCTGGGTGCGCCTCGCCGACTCTCCATCCTCGTCGAGGGTGAAAGTCTATTGAACGACGGGGTTGGCGTCGTCGTTTTCTCCGCCTTGCTCGCCATCATCCTGGAGTCGGGAACCGACCCCTCGGCGCTGTTCACTCCAGAGAAACTCGGCACCGTGGGCGTAGATATCGTCGTCGCCAGCCTCGGCGGCCTCGTCGTCGGTCTCACTGCGGGCTACGCCGTGTTCCGCGTGATGGCGAATCTAGACGAGCACATGACCGAAATCGTTCTCACGCTGATTCTCGCCTACGGATCGTTCCTGCTGGCGGAGCACTATCTGCATGTAAGTGGCGTCATCGCCACCGTCGCAGCGGGCCTGTTCATCGGGAACCGAGGCGCAGAGTACGCGATGAGCCCGCAGACGAAGATTGCGGTGTTCAACACCTGGGAGACGGCCGCATTCCTGGTGAACACGCTCATCTTCCTGCTCATCGGCGCAAAAACGCCCGTGACGCAGTTGCTAGAGCACCTCCCGCTCATCGCCGCCGCAATCGTCCTCGTCGTTGCGGTTCGCGCGACCATCGTCTACCCCTTCGTCTCGCTCACGAATTGGCGGCTCGAAACCACCGTGCCCCGCTCGTACCAACACGTCATGGTTTGGGGTGGCCTGCACGCCTCCATCCCCATCGCGCTCGTGTTGGGGCTGCCGCCGAGTATCCCGTTCCGCGAGGAGCTTCGGGCGATGGTGTTCGGCGTTGCTGCGTTCAGCCTGGTCGTTCAGGGCCTGTCGATGAAGCGCCTCCTCGATGCCCTCGACATCGTCACTCGGTCTGAAGAAGAGGAACTCTACGAACTGCTCGTCGGGCGTGCCCGAGCGGTGGACAACGCCCTCGACGCGGCGGAGGACCTGCGCCGGACGGGTGCGATTCCGCCGGACGTGTACGAACAGTTCACCGGTGAGTACGAGAAGGAAAAAGAGGACCTCAACCGGACCATCTCCTCGTTGCTGTCCTCGTATCCCGAAATCCACCGCGAAGAACTGCTCATCGGGGAGCGACAGGTGCTGAAACGCGAGAAGAGCGCCATCATGGACGCTATGCGCACCGGGACGCTGAGCGACGACGTGGGCGAGCAACTCTTAGAGGAAGTCGACGTCAAACTCAGCCGCGTGAACGCCGGTGAGAGCACGGTCACCGCCTCACCGGAGGAAGAAGGCTACGAGGAGTTCTGGCGGACGAAAGTCGAGGAGTTCGGCCTCGACGCGAACCCGCGTGGCTCCCCCGAGTGA
- a CDS encoding kelch repeat-containing protein has translation MTSVAGCSSVISPPPYEAETAWEPGVPMATERTEVIATVLDNKLYVIGGIEPGRVASTTVAIFDPNVGSWEVGPPLPVGLHHTTAVAHDGNIYVVGGYQNQWDPVNTVYQFDGSTWTERKPMPTVRGALAAAVHDGRIYATGGVGIDDVTNAFEIYDIEADTWSSGPAMPTAREHLTAAVVDGNFYAIGGRTGNLFSNLRTTERYDPTTNEWQAVAAMPTARSGFGATTVNGVIVVMGGESPNGTNSQVEVYNPAEDTWSALPDMPTPRHGLGVATLGNRIFAAAGGPEPGFVYSDAVEVLTFENAAFDQVTRTVESFFCNLPIVGGLLRGSLC, from the coding sequence ATGACCTCGGTAGCTGGCTGTTCGTCGGTCATCTCGCCACCGCCGTACGAAGCGGAAACTGCATGGGAACCAGGGGTCCCTATGGCCACCGAGCGAACCGAGGTTATCGCCACCGTTCTCGACAACAAACTCTACGTCATCGGGGGCATTGAGCCCGGTCGCGTCGCCAGCACGACGGTCGCGATTTTCGACCCGAACGTCGGATCCTGGGAGGTGGGGCCACCACTGCCCGTTGGTCTCCACCACACGACGGCGGTAGCGCACGACGGGAACATCTACGTCGTCGGAGGCTACCAGAACCAGTGGGACCCGGTGAACACAGTCTATCAATTCGACGGTTCGACCTGGACAGAGCGCAAGCCAATGCCAACGGTCCGTGGCGCGCTCGCCGCAGCGGTTCACGACGGGCGCATCTACGCCACCGGCGGCGTGGGAATCGACGACGTCACCAACGCGTTCGAAATCTATGACATAGAGGCAGATACGTGGTCAAGTGGTCCGGCCATGCCCACCGCGCGAGAACATCTGACCGCCGCCGTCGTCGATGGAAACTTCTACGCCATCGGCGGTCGGACGGGGAACTTGTTTTCGAACCTTCGGACGACCGAACGGTACGACCCGACGACGAACGAGTGGCAGGCCGTCGCCGCCATGCCCACCGCCCGAAGCGGTTTCGGGGCGACGACCGTAAACGGTGTCATCGTCGTCATGGGCGGGGAAAGTCCAAACGGAACGAATTCACAGGTCGAAGTGTACAACCCGGCAGAAGATACCTGGTCCGCGCTCCCGGACATGCCCACGCCGCGCCACGGCCTTGGCGTCGCGACGCTCGGCAACCGCATTTTCGCCGCCGCGGGCGGCCCCGAACCGGGCTTTGTCTACTCCGACGCGGTCGAGGTGCTGACGTTCGAGAACGCGGCCTTCGACCAGGTCACACGGACCGTCGAGTCGTTTTTTTGTAACCTGCCGATCGTTGGCGGGCTGCTTCGTGGGTCGCTCTGTTAG
- a CDS encoding GNAT family N-acetyltransferase translates to MRIEQLNLSEWGDALPSTGFEVFHTQEALGVMADHASGELQLYGGFNGEEPVALLPVFVQERPFGRAIVSPPPAMGVPHLGPLLMPNSPKRRKHEQLNQEFTEGVLEELDADNSRTLFRMICSPDYHDPRPYRWGDFRVSSDFTYHLPIEGESLDSIQSSFSRSLRTEIRRIDDLDMTLSVEGIETAKQIYEDQVARYAEQGETFTLTWEYVRDLLLALGDRSRVYVARDGDGNYLNGIIALYSNDKVYYWLGGMRATYENVSVNTLLHWAIISDVASDPALASVTTYDMVGANTKRLCAYKSKFGAQLVPYYVVETNSPLMDVAKTAYNVVKR, encoded by the coding sequence ATGCGTATTGAGCAATTGAACCTGTCTGAGTGGGGGGATGCCCTCCCCTCTACGGGCTTTGAGGTGTTTCACACACAGGAAGCGTTGGGTGTGATGGCAGACCACGCGTCGGGCGAACTGCAGCTGTACGGTGGATTCAACGGCGAGGAACCGGTAGCCTTGCTTCCAGTGTTCGTCCAGGAGCGACCCTTCGGTCGTGCCATCGTGTCGCCACCTCCCGCGATGGGCGTGCCCCATCTCGGCCCTCTTCTGATGCCGAACAGCCCGAAACGACGAAAACACGAGCAACTGAACCAGGAGTTCACCGAAGGCGTGTTGGAGGAACTTGATGCGGACAACTCGCGGACGCTATTTCGCATGATCTGCTCGCCGGACTACCACGACCCGCGGCCCTACCGCTGGGGTGATTTCCGTGTCTCGTCTGATTTCACGTATCACCTGCCCATCGAAGGCGAGTCGCTCGATTCGATCCAGAGTTCGTTCAGTCGCAGCCTCCGGACGGAGATTCGCCGCATCGACGACCTCGACATGACCCTCAGCGTAGAGGGTATCGAAACGGCAAAGCAGATTTACGAAGACCAAGTCGCTCGCTACGCAGAGCAAGGTGAGACGTTCACGCTCACGTGGGAGTACGTCCGCGACCTGCTTCTCGCCCTCGGCGACAGAAGCCGCGTGTACGTCGCTCGCGACGGCGATGGCAACTACCTGAACGGCATCATCGCGCTCTACTCGAACGACAAAGTGTACTACTGGCTGGGCGGCATGCGCGCCACCTACGAGAACGTCAGCGTGAACACGTTGCTCCACTGGGCGATCATCAGCGACGTCGCTTCTGACCCGGCTTTAGCGAGCGTAACGACCTACGATATGGTCGGCGCGAACACCAAACGCCTCTGTGCGTACAAATCGAAGTTTGGCGCACAGCTCGTCCCCTACTACGTCGTCGAGACGAACAGCCCGTTGATGGACGTTGCGAAGACGGCCTACAATGTCGTCAAACGGTAA
- a CDS encoding MFS transporter — MRWPYRRSVLVLCTLAFFGTMVARLVISPVVPAITASFDVTNSAVGAALTGMWMAYALSQFPSGVVADRYGERKVILTAVGLTAAASLLLAFSPSFLTFVVFVVLLGAGAGLHYSPATMLLTRQFDTIGRAIGFHGAGAPAAGLLAPVAAAYVGSIYGWRYALALGALVALPVFAVFAWRVRPTAPANPDTSMRDQFSLGPVVSLLFRPHIAFMVALAVLGAFSWQATASFLSAFFEQYQGTSRTTAGLVFSGYFVVQGFAQPMMGSLSDRIPRDIAVAVCMGAALVGYGLLVVGESWLTLGGAIVCIGIGMSWGAPLQARLMDALAATEQGAGFGFMRTIYILIGALGSVVVGTLSDVAGWALAFTVLAGVMGLGVVGILTNRAFNLGL; from the coding sequence ATGCGCTGGCCCTACCGTCGCTCGGTCCTCGTCCTCTGTACGCTGGCGTTCTTCGGCACGATGGTCGCCCGCCTCGTCATCAGCCCCGTCGTGCCCGCGATAACGGCCAGTTTCGACGTCACCAACAGCGCCGTCGGTGCAGCACTCACGGGGATGTGGATGGCCTACGCCCTCTCGCAGTTCCCGAGTGGCGTGGTCGCAGACCGCTACGGTGAGCGCAAGGTCATTTTAACTGCCGTCGGCCTCACCGCCGCCGCGAGCCTACTGCTCGCCTTCTCGCCTTCGTTTCTCACGTTCGTCGTGTTCGTCGTCCTGCTCGGGGCTGGAGCCGGTCTCCACTACAGTCCCGCGACGATGCTGCTCACTCGGCAGTTCGACACCATCGGGCGGGCCATTGGCTTCCACGGTGCTGGTGCACCCGCTGCCGGCCTGCTCGCCCCGGTCGCCGCCGCCTACGTCGGGTCCATCTACGGGTGGCGTTACGCACTCGCCCTCGGTGCGCTGGTCGCCTTGCCGGTGTTCGCGGTGTTCGCCTGGCGCGTGCGCCCGACGGCACCGGCGAACCCAGACACGTCGATGCGCGACCAGTTCTCGCTCGGCCCGGTGGTCTCGCTGCTGTTCCGCCCGCACATCGCGTTCATGGTCGCCCTCGCCGTCCTCGGGGCGTTCTCGTGGCAGGCGACGGCGTCGTTTCTCTCTGCGTTTTTCGAGCAGTATCAGGGAACCTCACGGACGACCGCTGGCCTTGTGTTCTCGGGATACTTCGTCGTTCAAGGATTCGCCCAGCCGATGATGGGCAGTCTCTCTGACCGCATTCCACGTGACATCGCGGTCGCGGTGTGCATGGGTGCGGCGCTGGTCGGCTACGGATTGCTCGTCGTGGGCGAGTCGTGGCTCACCCTTGGCGGCGCAATCGTCTGCATCGGCATCGGGATGAGTTGGGGCGCGCCCTTGCAGGCGCGACTCATGGACGCGCTCGCCGCCACAGAGCAGGGGGCGGGATTTGGCTTCATGCGCACCATCTACATCCTCATCGGCGCACTCGGTAGCGTCGTCGTTGGCACCCTCTCTGACGTGGCTGGCTGGGCACTCGCGTTCACCGTCCTCGCCGGCGTGATGGGCCTTGGCGTGGTAGGCATCCTCACGAATCGAGCGTTCAATCTTGGACTCTGA
- a CDS encoding ArsR family transcriptional regulator gives MSRTMETQTVDDWDDVSYIISSQYRVVVLGQLAEGPSTPSRLASDSDNAISHISRALGELRRRSLIELLVSEQQKKGRVYGITEDGEKLWDIIDSKGLV, from the coding sequence ATGAGCCGGACTATGGAGACACAGACCGTGGACGATTGGGATGACGTGAGCTACATCATCAGCTCACAGTATCGAGTCGTCGTCTTGGGACAACTCGCAGAGGGCCCATCAACACCCTCGCGACTGGCGAGCGACTCTGATAACGCGATTTCACACATTTCGCGGGCGCTCGGAGAGCTTCGTCGCCGGTCGCTCATCGAACTGCTGGTTTCAGAACAGCAGAAAAAAGGCCGCGTCTACGGCATCACGGAGGACGGCGAGAAACTCTGGGACATCATCGACTCGAAGGGCCTCGTCTAA
- a CDS encoding NAD-dependent epimerase/dehydratase family protein has translation MSDPLISGQTVLVTGGAGFIGSHLVDALVSTNAVRVLDDFSTGSRANLPSEVTVFEGDVRDVSMLRDAMDGVDLVFHEAGFVSVKGSIEAPYFSNLVNANATVAVLELAREYDARVVTASSAAIYGAPEVVPIGEDARTAPDSPYGIDKLASDHYARAYNRLYGLDTVALRYFNVYGPRQTAGDYSGVISTFVKQATNGGPITVHGDGSQTRDFVHVSDVVQANLLAATTDHTGQAFNVGTGQALSIIELAELIRNLADSGVKIQFTEPRTGDIKHSCADITRVRDDLGFTAQVPLDVGLRGLVEGAQNVQTIN, from the coding sequence ATGAGCGACCCGCTCATCTCCGGCCAGACCGTGCTCGTCACGGGTGGGGCGGGGTTCATCGGGAGCCATCTCGTCGATGCGCTCGTCTCGACGAACGCCGTACGCGTACTCGATGACTTCTCTACGGGGTCGCGGGCGAACCTGCCGTCCGAAGTCACCGTCTTCGAAGGCGATGTTCGCGACGTGTCGATGCTCAGAGACGCGATGGACGGGGTTGACCTCGTCTTCCACGAAGCCGGGTTCGTGAGCGTGAAAGGCTCCATCGAAGCCCCGTACTTCAGTAATCTCGTGAACGCCAACGCCACGGTCGCGGTCCTTGAACTCGCCCGCGAGTACGACGCCCGCGTGGTGACGGCATCGAGTGCGGCAATCTACGGCGCGCCCGAAGTCGTCCCCATCGGGGAGGACGCACGGACCGCGCCTGATTCGCCCTACGGTATCGACAAACTCGCGTCTGACCACTACGCGAGAGCTTACAACCGACTCTACGGGCTCGACACGGTTGCGCTGCGCTACTTCAACGTCTACGGCCCGCGCCAGACGGCTGGCGACTACAGCGGCGTCATCAGTACCTTCGTCAAGCAAGCCACGAACGGCGGTCCGATTACGGTCCACGGCGACGGGTCGCAAACGCGCGATTTCGTTCACGTCTCGGACGTAGTCCAGGCGAATCTGCTCGCCGCAACCACCGACCATACAGGACAGGCGTTCAACGTGGGGACGGGCCAGGCGCTCTCGATTATCGAACTCGCAGAACTGATTCGCAACCTCGCAGACTCGGGGGTCAAGATTCAGTTCACCGAACCGCGAACCGGCGATATCAAACACAGTTGTGCAGATATCACGCGCGTTCGCGACGACCTCGGCTTCACCGCTCAAGTGCCACTCGACGTTGGCCTTCGAGGGCTCGTCGAGGGGGCACAGAACGTACAGACGATCAACTAA
- a CDS encoding class I SAM-dependent methyltransferase yields MYLQTPEVYQSALRKWYYVLNPKFSWKDRKKTLDTTEAFSTRFFGSEAPMKAYEAEFNESLIGPSIFEGIKQLPQGVSMFDAHKDECIRMYALIREYKPEVIVETGVYSGVSTLSILAALEANGSGRLYSIDYSEYLSDGTADIDQFTQRGYYRGRPSCAEEGTHIVPAGKEPGWIIPDHLRNRWELISGKPQLELPPLLARLEEIDFFHHDSSHAVSSMIFEFELAWQYLRPGGIMVSNHIGWNDAFETFVKEHSQDYGLMTWHYNPRGNYACPGSSGYIVKSANTPTNGNQASTQEGCIQSAVQVNNGESPAQSASD; encoded by the coding sequence ATGTATTTGCAGACACCAGAAGTATACCAGTCCGCGCTTCGGAAGTGGTACTACGTACTCAACCCGAAATTCTCGTGGAAAGATCGCAAAAAGACGCTCGACACTACCGAAGCGTTCTCGACACGCTTTTTCGGGTCCGAAGCACCGATGAAAGCCTACGAGGCAGAATTCAACGAAAGTCTCATCGGTCCATCGATATTTGAAGGGATAAAACAACTCCCACAGGGCGTCTCGATGTTCGACGCGCACAAAGACGAGTGTATTCGGATGTACGCCCTCATCCGCGAGTACAAACCCGAAGTTATCGTCGAAACCGGCGTGTACAGCGGCGTCTCGACGCTTTCGATTCTCGCTGCGCTCGAAGCAAACGGGTCGGGGCGACTCTACTCGATCGATTACTCAGAATATCTGAGCGATGGAACCGCCGACATCGACCAGTTCACGCAGAGAGGCTACTACCGCGGGCGACCCTCGTGTGCAGAAGAGGGGACGCACATCGTCCCGGCCGGGAAGGAACCTGGCTGGATAATCCCCGACCACCTGCGCAACCGGTGGGAACTCATCTCCGGGAAGCCACAGCTAGAGTTGCCGCCGCTGCTTGCTCGGCTGGAGGAGATTGACTTCTTCCACCACGACTCCTCTCACGCTGTCTCGAGTATGATATTCGAGTTCGAACTCGCCTGGCAGTACCTGCGTCCAGGCGGTATCATGGTGTCTAATCACATCGGCTGGAACGATGCCTTCGAGACGTTCGTCAAAGAGCACTCACAAGATTACGGGCTCATGACCTGGCACTACAACCCACGCGGGAACTACGCGTGCCCGGGGAGCAGCGGCTACATCGTCAAATCGGCGAACACGCCGACAAATGGTAACCAGGCCAGCACGCAGGAAGGATGCATCCAGTCTGCAGTTCAGGTAAACAACGGAGAGTCACCCGCACAATCGGCATCAGATTAG